A single window of Desulfovibrio psychrotolerans DNA harbors:
- the thiD gene encoding bifunctional hydroxymethylpyrimidine kinase/phosphomethylpyrimidine kinase has product MHNTERCTGEGTHGAQAAHTPPCVLTIAGSDSGGGAGIQADLKTMTVLGGYGMSVITALTAQNGLGVTGIHAPEADFVALQLAAVLDGFPVAAAKTGMLFSAPIMEAVADALQKRTFPLVVDPVSVSQSGHALLRPDAVEALVSRILPLADLLTPNRPEAEMLASMSIRSEADVREAIARLLDMGAAAVLLKGGHFDAGDTLVDWLGLPGQEPVPLPQPRVNTPNNHGTGCTLSAAIATWLAHGCSMQEAVVRAQQYLNLCLRASYAPGKGIGPVNHAAPIAGCWQT; this is encoded by the coding sequence ATGCACAACACGGAGCGTTGTACCGGAGAGGGTACGCATGGCGCACAGGCAGCTCATACGCCGCCCTGCGTGCTTACCATTGCCGGGTCGGACTCGGGAGGCGGTGCGGGCATTCAGGCAGACCTGAAGACCATGACGGTTCTCGGGGGGTACGGCATGAGCGTTATTACCGCGCTGACCGCCCAGAACGGGCTGGGGGTGACCGGGATACATGCGCCGGAAGCCGATTTTGTTGCCTTGCAGCTTGCGGCGGTGCTGGATGGTTTTCCCGTTGCCGCCGCCAAGACGGGTATGCTTTTTTCCGCTCCCATCATGGAGGCGGTGGCGGACGCGCTGCAAAAGAGAACCTTCCCTCTGGTGGTGGACCCTGTATCCGTGAGTCAGAGCGGCCATGCCCTGCTGCGCCCCGATGCGGTGGAGGCGCTTGTTTCGCGCATTCTGCCCCTTGCCGACCTGCTTACCCCAAACCGACCTGAAGCGGAGATGCTGGCTTCCATGTCCATCCGCAGCGAAGCCGATGTGCGGGAAGCCATAGCCCGTCTTCTGGATATGGGGGCTGCCGCCGTGCTGTTGAAGGGCGGGCACTTTGACGCAGGTGATACGCTGGTGGACTGGCTGGGATTGCCCGGACAGGAGCCTGTGCCCCTGCCCCAGCCAAGGGTGAACACGCCCAACAACCACGGCACGGGGTGTACCCTTTCCGCCGCGATTGCCACGTGGCTGGCACACGGTTGCAGTATGCAGGAGGCTGTGGTGCGCGCCCAGCAGTACCTGAACCTGTGCCTGCGTGCCAGTTATGCACCGGGCAAGGGTATTGGCCCGGTGAATCACGCTGCTCCCATTGCGGGCTGCTGGCAGACTTGA
- the proB gene encoding glutamate 5-kinase → MDWKQERERVLNGAKRVVVKVGSAVLTTGLGVDLAVVRSLAGQLAQLHDRGTEVVLVSSGAVAAGRNVLRACCEIKGMPDKQAASAVGQSRLMHFYNEAFEEHGKLSAQILLTKDDLKSRHRFLNARNTFASLLQWRAIPIVNENDTVAVQELEFGDNDSLASLLINVVEADLYVNLTSASGVYADNPDTTENARVLDVIEDVHALNLDTMCGGKTSVGTGGMYSKLLAARRAAQLGVPTLILSGREPDAIVRAFSGEMLGTWVCAEAKAVSRRKFWMAYNTDPAGVLVVDDGAVRALSQGHKSLLPAGVVRVDGNFQRGALVRVTTLAGVVVGVGLCNYTAADLRRVLGMKSAELKAVLGDNQYPEAIHRDNLLMDAVV, encoded by the coding sequence ATGGACTGGAAGCAGGAACGTGAGCGCGTTCTGAATGGCGCGAAGCGGGTGGTTGTGAAAGTGGGAAGCGCCGTGCTGACCACAGGGCTTGGCGTGGACCTTGCCGTGGTGCGCAGCCTTGCCGGACAGTTGGCCCAGTTGCATGACCGGGGAACCGAGGTGGTGCTGGTGTCTTCCGGCGCTGTGGCGGCGGGGCGCAACGTGCTGCGCGCGTGCTGCGAGATCAAGGGCATGCCGGATAAGCAGGCTGCTTCCGCCGTGGGGCAGAGCCGCCTGATGCATTTTTACAACGAGGCGTTTGAGGAGCACGGCAAGCTCTCCGCCCAGATACTGCTTACCAAGGACGATCTGAAAAGCCGCCACCGGTTTTTGAACGCCCGCAATACATTTGCCTCCCTGCTGCAATGGCGGGCCATTCCCATCGTCAACGAAAACGACACCGTGGCGGTGCAGGAACTGGAGTTCGGCGACAACGACAGCCTTGCCTCCCTGCTGATCAATGTGGTGGAAGCGGACCTGTACGTCAATCTTACCTCTGCCTCCGGCGTATACGCCGACAACCCGGACACTACCGAGAACGCCCGCGTGCTGGACGTTATTGAAGACGTGCATGCCCTGAATCTGGACACCATGTGCGGGGGCAAGACCTCCGTGGGGACAGGCGGCATGTATTCCAAGCTTCTTGCGGCCCGCCGTGCCGCGCAACTGGGCGTGCCCACGCTCATCCTTTCCGGGCGCGAACCGGACGCCATTGTGCGGGCATTTTCCGGCGAGATGCTGGGTACGTGGGTCTGCGCCGAAGCCAAGGCTGTTTCGCGCCGGAAGTTCTGGATGGCCTACAATACCGATCCCGCCGGAGTGCTTGTGGTGGACGACGGTGCCGTGCGCGCGCTTTCCCAAGGGCACAAGAGCCTGTTGCCCGCTGGTGTGGTGCGCGTGGATGGCAACTTTCAGCGTGGCGCACTGGTGCGCGTGACAACCCTTGCGGGGGTGGTGGTGGGTGTGGGGCTGTGCAACTACACGGCGGCGGACCTGCGCAGGGTGCTGGGCATGAAGAGTGCGGAGCTGAAAGCCGTGCTTGGCGACAACCAGTACCCGGAAGCCATCCATAGAGATAATCTGCTCATGGATGCCGTGGTATAA